A single Natrinema pellirubrum DSM 15624 DNA region contains:
- a CDS encoding DMT family transporter, whose product MTRYLDGALFAVLAVLWGFSFPAISIGLEYLPPLLFAAARYDIAAVLLLTAAVIRVERWRPTARNDLLAVAGGGVFLIAGNGLLFLGQQTVPSGVAAILQGLVPIITALWAIPLLGERLSPLGAVGAAIGFLGVGLVIQPDPANLLAGDTASKLLIVGQVCSVALGGVLIQRAGPTLEQLPLVGWSMLVGGLVLHAVSLAVGELPSTDVIGPVSMGALLYLGVFATAIAFMIYFRVLAEYGAFEAALIGYLVPIVATIASVVLLGEEIGALTVAGFGLVAVVFALLKRRAIADAVGFSTGVGSP is encoded by the coding sequence ATGACTCGATATCTAGACGGCGCTCTTTTCGCGGTACTCGCCGTTCTCTGGGGGTTTTCCTTCCCGGCGATCTCGATCGGCCTCGAGTATCTCCCGCCGCTGCTCTTTGCGGCCGCACGGTACGACATCGCGGCGGTCCTGTTGTTGACCGCGGCCGTCATCCGGGTCGAGCGGTGGCGACCGACCGCACGGAACGACCTGCTCGCGGTCGCGGGCGGCGGCGTCTTCCTCATCGCCGGCAACGGCCTGCTCTTTCTGGGCCAGCAGACGGTGCCGAGCGGCGTCGCTGCGATCTTACAGGGGCTGGTGCCGATCATCACCGCGCTGTGGGCCATTCCGCTACTGGGCGAGCGACTCTCGCCGCTCGGGGCCGTCGGTGCGGCGATCGGCTTTCTGGGCGTCGGCCTCGTGATCCAGCCCGATCCGGCCAACCTGCTCGCCGGCGACACCGCCTCGAAGCTGCTCATCGTCGGGCAGGTCTGTAGCGTCGCGCTCGGCGGCGTGTTGATCCAGCGGGCCGGCCCGACGCTCGAGCAACTGCCGCTGGTCGGCTGGTCGATGCTCGTCGGCGGCCTCGTCTTGCACGCGGTCAGCCTCGCGGTCGGCGAGTTGCCCAGCACCGATGTGATCGGCCCCGTCTCGATGGGCGCGCTGCTCTATCTCGGGGTCTTCGCGACCGCGATCGCCTTCATGATTTACTTCCGCGTCCTCGCGGAATACGGCGCGTTCGAGGCGGCGCTGATCGGCTATCTGGTCCCGATCGTCGCGACGATCGCGAGCGTCGTCCTGCTGGGCGAGGAGATCGGGGCACTGACCGTCGCCGGCTTCGGACTGGTCGCAGTCGTCTTCGCCTTGCTCAAGCGGCGCGCGATCGCCGACGCGGTTGGGTTCTCGACGGGCGTCGGAAGCCCCTGA
- the dph5 gene encoding diphthine synthase encodes MLTFIGLGLYDERSITVEGQEALRAAERVYAEFYTSELIGTTIEDLESHHDIEIEVRDRAGVEQHPEDMLEAAATEDVAFLTAGDTMISTTHVDLRLRAHDRGIETQVIHGVTAQTATSALTGLQNYRFGKATTLPFPYAHGADGLPASVTETIDANRADGLHTVVYLDIKIGHERTDEDEYMTADVGAELLADEYPDLVGVVVARAGSPDPLVEAGTMTELADREFGDPLHLLVVPGECHLLEADALEELAGADRDSLDIA; translated from the coding sequence ATGCTCACCTTCATCGGCCTCGGACTCTACGACGAGCGGTCGATCACCGTCGAGGGGCAGGAGGCCCTCCGGGCGGCCGAGCGCGTTTACGCCGAGTTCTACACCAGCGAACTGATCGGAACGACGATCGAAGACCTCGAGTCCCACCACGACATCGAGATCGAAGTCCGTGACCGAGCGGGCGTTGAACAACACCCCGAGGACATGCTCGAGGCAGCGGCGACCGAGGACGTGGCCTTCCTGACCGCGGGCGATACGATGATCTCGACGACCCACGTCGACCTGCGACTGCGGGCCCACGACCGCGGGATCGAGACGCAGGTTATCCACGGCGTCACGGCTCAGACGGCCACCAGCGCGTTGACCGGCCTCCAGAACTACCGGTTCGGGAAGGCGACGACGCTGCCCTTTCCCTACGCCCACGGTGCCGACGGCCTCCCCGCGAGCGTGACCGAAACGATCGACGCGAACCGTGCGGACGGGCTCCATACGGTCGTCTACCTCGATATCAAGATCGGCCACGAGCGAACCGACGAGGACGAGTACATGACCGCCGATGTCGGCGCCGAGTTGCTCGCCGATGAATACCCCGATCTCGTGGGTGTCGTCGTCGCACGCGCAGGCAGCCCCGACCCGCTCGTCGAGGCCGGGACCATGACCGAACTCGCCGACCGGGAGTTCGGCGACCCGCTGCATCTGCTCGTCGTCCCCGGGGAGTGTCACTTGCTCGAGGCAGACGCGCTCGAGGAACTGGCCGGTGCCGACAGGGATTCACTCGATATCGCCTGA
- a CDS encoding class I SAM-dependent methyltransferase, giving the protein MEVPCARVAREDGEAVRSALADADLIDDDYEIAVEDGWLYIPVADPDATAALLEGGEIVSRTVSERDQQTTPADLLAFDPTYERLGRAALIDEDDPERARAIADAVLESDLPVETVLNKASKVKGETRVRDWELLAGENTEVVHREYGCEFLLDLAEVYFSPRLATERHRVAKQVSSGERAFDMFAGVGPFVIPFAKRGATCVGVDLNPDAIEYLRENAARNGVEERVTAINEDVREVATEYADWADRLVMNLPHSADEFLEAAVTLAGDDCTLHYYDIQHEDDPFGPGERAIRAAAEPEYDVTVETRHTVRSYAPHELNVCLDVRLER; this is encoded by the coding sequence ATGGAAGTCCCGTGCGCTCGCGTCGCCCGCGAGGATGGGGAAGCGGTGCGGTCGGCGCTGGCCGACGCGGACCTGATCGACGACGACTACGAGATCGCCGTCGAGGACGGATGGCTCTACATCCCCGTCGCCGACCCCGACGCCACCGCTGCCCTGCTCGAGGGCGGCGAGATCGTCTCCCGAACGGTCAGCGAGCGCGACCAGCAGACGACACCCGCCGATCTGCTCGCGTTCGACCCCACCTACGAACGGCTCGGGAGGGCCGCGCTCATCGACGAGGACGATCCTGAGCGCGCGCGGGCGATCGCTGATGCCGTTCTCGAGTCGGATCTCCCCGTCGAGACGGTGCTGAACAAGGCCTCGAAGGTCAAGGGAGAGACGCGGGTCCGGGACTGGGAACTGCTCGCGGGCGAGAACACCGAGGTCGTCCACCGCGAGTACGGCTGTGAGTTCCTGCTTGATCTCGCCGAGGTCTACTTCTCGCCGCGACTCGCGACCGAGCGCCACCGCGTGGCAAAACAGGTGAGCAGCGGCGAGCGCGCGTTCGACATGTTCGCCGGCGTCGGCCCCTTCGTGATCCCGTTTGCTAAACGCGGGGCGACGTGTGTCGGCGTCGATCTCAATCCCGACGCGATCGAGTATCTCCGCGAGAACGCCGCCCGGAACGGGGTCGAAGAGCGGGTGACCGCCATCAACGAGGACGTTCGTGAGGTCGCGACGGAGTACGCGGACTGGGCCGACCGCCTCGTGATGAACCTCCCCCACAGCGCCGACGAGTTCCTCGAGGCGGCGGTCACCCTCGCGGGCGACGACTGCACCCTCCACTACTACGACATCCAGCACGAAGACGACCCGTTCGGGCCGGGTGAGCGGGCGATCCGCGCGGCCGCCGAACCCGAGTACGACGTCACCGTCGAGACCCGCCACACCGTCCGCTCGTATGCCCCCCACGAGCTGAACGTCTGTCTGGACGTCCGCCTCGAGCGGTGA
- a CDS encoding transposase has translation MASNITPAVDDDAPALAGAIVIHAKKVCETADHLWRVLGDVSIPVDGLTDTRQQHKVSFGTESMARVYIYQTIYDLAQSEVADRLENRPALLKQLGLNRVPTQQNLSYAWNQFSEQTKTTLEAAAKGIAREARDHDVISEALIPINLDEKEANDDKSDSTVSRAHVREHGSKVVELARRHGFAEFDSDRADNRVYEDEQILDLFSNACLTQGSAHSEGEAGWFLEENEICDDSTFLRVIKQFATPSDEEVTRSVQELQIEDIVAFTELYREAVMASFNAATENILKTIRHEDPFDDRHVVAAVDFTHVPYHVWPWIDKDEKIPKAEYPPMVSGYKEDGEIKHGYTFATITIVGNDVPIILGIEPVKERSAWEPEDAPADSKADVVDVLLDTAQQYVDLDEVLLDRGFYSNEVYATIHDRGLVYLTPVPKYEDDYEAIKKIKSKEGVDAAVKNDVPFAIDGELHHTAEFLYVPATDEEADGSYAVFVTNRDHVAPEEIMHVTNSYSRRWDIENQYKSVKAFLPKTSSKDYRVRLFSFTFAALLYNLWRLTDYLVKLGTDREIRSPPVVTARTFVRAVSQSLRQGG, from the coding sequence ATGGCATCTAACATCACTCCTGCAGTTGATGACGATGCCCCCGCTTTGGCGGGGGCGATCGTCATCCACGCCAAGAAAGTCTGTGAAACAGCTGATCATCTTTGGCGTGTACTTGGAGACGTCTCGATTCCCGTGGATGGACTAACAGACACTCGACAACAGCACAAAGTCTCGTTCGGAACCGAGTCAATGGCACGAGTCTACATCTACCAGACGATCTACGACCTCGCCCAAAGCGAGGTCGCAGATCGGCTTGAGAACCGTCCAGCACTGCTGAAACAGCTAGGTTTGAACAGGGTGCCGACTCAGCAGAATCTCTCATACGCTTGGAACCAATTCAGCGAGCAAACCAAGACCACGCTTGAGGCCGCTGCGAAGGGAATAGCTCGTGAAGCCCGTGATCACGACGTTATTTCGGAGGCACTCATTCCAATTAACCTGGATGAAAAAGAAGCGAACGACGATAAATCCGATTCGACAGTGTCTCGCGCACACGTGCGCGAGCACGGGAGTAAGGTCGTCGAACTCGCTCGCCGACACGGCTTCGCCGAGTTCGACTCCGATAGAGCCGACAACAGGGTCTATGAGGATGAACAGATCCTTGATCTGTTCTCCAACGCGTGCCTCACGCAGGGGAGCGCTCATTCAGAGGGAGAAGCTGGGTGGTTCCTTGAAGAGAACGAGATCTGTGACGACTCGACGTTTCTCCGAGTAATCAAGCAGTTTGCGACGCCATCCGACGAGGAAGTAACGCGCTCCGTTCAGGAGTTGCAGATCGAGGATATCGTCGCGTTCACTGAGCTGTATCGAGAGGCTGTGATGGCCTCGTTCAACGCGGCGACCGAAAATATCCTCAAGACGATTCGTCACGAGGATCCCTTCGACGACCGCCACGTCGTGGCGGCCGTCGACTTCACACACGTTCCCTACCACGTCTGGCCGTGGATCGACAAGGACGAGAAAATCCCGAAAGCAGAGTATCCGCCGATGGTCAGCGGGTACAAAGAAGACGGTGAAATCAAGCACGGGTATACGTTCGCGACGATCACGATCGTCGGGAACGATGTCCCAATCATCCTGGGTATCGAGCCAGTCAAGGAACGCTCTGCGTGGGAACCGGAAGATGCGCCAGCCGATTCGAAGGCGGATGTAGTTGACGTACTGCTGGACACAGCCCAGCAGTACGTCGATCTCGACGAAGTGCTCCTAGACCGGGGATTCTACAGTAACGAGGTGTACGCAACGATTCACGACCGCGGGCTTGTGTACCTGACGCCAGTACCGAAGTATGAAGACGATTACGAGGCGATCAAGAAAATCAAGAGCAAAGAAGGAGTTGACGCCGCTGTCAAGAACGATGTTCCGTTCGCCATTGATGGCGAACTCCACCACACTGCAGAGTTCCTGTACGTACCAGCGACTGATGAGGAAGCTGACGGAAGCTATGCCGTGTTCGTGACCAACCGTGATCACGTCGCTCCCGAGGAGATCATGCACGTCACCAACAGCTACAGCCGACGCTGGGATATCGAAAATCAGTACAAGTCGGTGAAAGCGTTTCTTCCCAAGACGTCCTCAAAAGACTACCGTGTTCGGTTGTTCAGCTTCACGTTCGCAGCATTGTTGTACAATCTCTGGAGGCTTACCGATTACTTGGTGAAGCTCGGAACAGACCGCGAGATCAGGTCGCCGCCGGTCGTGACCGCCAGGACATTCGTCCGGGCGGTCAGTCAATCTCTCCGACAAGGTGGCTAA
- a CDS encoding Rieske (2Fe-2S) protein → MDGTRLTTVETVHENRSWLFTVRDQYGEPDEAILVPCEEGVEAWINRCTHEAQRLDTGRGVAMRDGQLICPKHGSMFDSCSGYCDNGEAADTTLPAVDVTVEDGVVYLTDDGFSFASEGEIDDEDEDDGPSSTSHIGF, encoded by the coding sequence ATGGACGGAACGCGACTCACGACCGTCGAGACGGTCCACGAGAACCGGTCGTGGCTGTTTACTGTTCGCGATCAGTACGGCGAACCCGACGAGGCGATTCTGGTCCCCTGTGAAGAGGGGGTCGAGGCATGGATCAATCGCTGTACGCACGAGGCACAGCGGCTCGACACGGGGCGCGGTGTGGCGATGCGTGACGGCCAACTCATCTGTCCGAAACACGGGTCCATGTTCGACAGCTGCTCAGGTTACTGCGACAACGGCGAGGCGGCCGACACGACCTTGCCCGCCGTCGACGTCACCGTCGAGGACGGCGTCGTCTATCTGACCGATGACGGCTTCAGTTTCGCCTCCGAGGGCGAGATCGATGACGAAGACGAGGACGACGGCCCGTCGTCGACCTCGCATATCGGGTTCTGA
- the leuD gene encoding 3-isopropylmalate dehydratase small subunit — protein sequence MSDEVEIPEVNYVAGSGVPIRGNDIDTDQIIPARFMKVVTFDGLGEFAFFDLRFDDDDNQKDHPFNEDRYQDSSVMVVNSNFGCGSSREHAPQALMRWGIDAIIGESFAEIFAGNCLALGIPTVTADSETIEDLQDWVDENPDGEIDIDIEAEEVTYGDETIDVTVDDAQRKALVEGVWDTTALMKSNAGAVRETARELPYVDDAAIPEAE from the coding sequence ATGAGCGACGAGGTCGAAATTCCGGAAGTGAACTACGTCGCCGGCTCGGGCGTCCCGATCCGGGGCAACGACATCGACACCGACCAGATCATCCCCGCCCGCTTCATGAAGGTCGTCACCTTCGACGGGCTGGGCGAGTTCGCGTTCTTCGATCTGCGGTTCGATGACGACGACAATCAGAAAGATCACCCGTTCAACGAGGACCGTTATCAGGACTCCTCGGTGATGGTCGTCAACAGCAACTTCGGCTGTGGCTCCTCCCGCGAACACGCACCCCAGGCCCTGATGCGCTGGGGCATCGACGCGATCATCGGCGAGAGCTTCGCCGAGATCTTCGCGGGCAACTGTCTTGCGCTCGGCATCCCGACAGTCACGGCCGACAGCGAGACGATCGAGGACCTCCAGGACTGGGTCGACGAGAACCCCGACGGCGAAATCGACATCGACATCGAGGCCGAAGAGGTCACCTACGGCGACGAGACCATCGACGTCACCGTCGACGACGCCCAGCGCAAAGCCCTCGTTGAGGGCGTCTGGGACACGACGGCGCTGATGAAGTCAAACGCCGGTGCGGTCCGCGAGACGGCTCGCGAACTGCCTTACGTCGACGACGCGGCGATCCCAGAAGCGGAATAA
- a CDS encoding MFS transporter yields MDRNDRAVTAFAMLGHAMFHTYELVIPIFVVIWLERFSTTAAFLGTVVGASYALIGVGALPSGLLADRVSSKRLILACLLGMGAAFALVAVAPSVAVLAVGLLLWGAAASLYHPAGLALLSRGTKARGTAFAYHGAAGNVGVATGPLLAAVMLAFVGWRTVAALLLVPVVLAAAVGWRLEFDETAGSAARDADGTATEREQPRSLAAFVASSRRLFTVGFTLVFATGILYGVYYRATFTFLPEILADLSLFDPVALGGRSFEPSQYVYSGLLLVGGVGQYVGGKLVDRARLETVLLGGYAALAAVALAFVPSTNAGLAPLLVVGGALGFLTFMIAPINQEAISAYTPADARGLSFGYSYTAIFGVGAVGSSLAGFVLTRSTPTVLFVVVAACAAVAALIGGTLRRRSGRRSPDGVTADD; encoded by the coding sequence ATGGATCGGAACGATCGGGCCGTGACGGCCTTTGCCATGCTCGGCCACGCCATGTTCCACACCTACGAGCTGGTAATTCCGATCTTCGTGGTGATCTGGCTCGAACGGTTCTCGACGACGGCGGCGTTTCTCGGCACCGTCGTCGGCGCAAGCTACGCTCTGATCGGGGTCGGCGCGCTCCCGAGCGGGCTGCTCGCGGACCGGGTCAGCTCCAAGCGACTCATCCTCGCCTGCCTGCTCGGTATGGGCGCGGCGTTCGCGCTCGTCGCCGTCGCTCCGAGCGTCGCCGTCCTGGCGGTCGGATTGCTGCTGTGGGGGGCCGCCGCGAGCCTCTATCACCCGGCCGGGCTGGCGCTGCTCAGTCGCGGGACGAAAGCGCGGGGGACCGCCTTCGCGTATCACGGCGCAGCGGGCAACGTCGGCGTCGCGACCGGGCCCTTGCTCGCCGCGGTCATGCTGGCATTCGTCGGCTGGCGAACCGTCGCCGCCCTGCTGTTGGTGCCGGTCGTCCTCGCGGCGGCCGTCGGCTGGCGACTCGAGTTCGACGAGACCGCCGGGAGTGCGGCCCGAGACGCGGACGGCACCGCGACCGAGCGCGAGCAACCCCGCAGCCTCGCGGCGTTCGTCGCCAGTTCCCGTCGGCTGTTCACCGTCGGTTTTACCCTCGTCTTCGCGACAGGGATCCTCTACGGCGTCTACTACCGGGCGACGTTTACGTTCCTGCCGGAGATCCTCGCGGACCTGTCGCTGTTCGACCCGGTGGCGCTTGGCGGCCGCTCGTTCGAGCCGAGCCAGTACGTCTACTCCGGGCTCTTGCTCGTGGGTGGCGTCGGTCAGTACGTCGGGGGCAAACTCGTCGACCGCGCGCGACTCGAGACGGTGTTGCTGGGCGGCTACGCGGCCCTCGCCGCCGTCGCGCTCGCGTTCGTCCCGTCGACGAACGCGGGGCTCGCGCCGCTGCTGGTCGTCGGGGGTGCCCTCGGCTTTCTCACGTTCATGATCGCCCCGATCAATCAGGAGGCGATCTCGGCGTACACGCCGGCCGACGCGCGGGGTCTCTCCTTTGGCTACTCGTATACAGCGATCTTCGGCGTCGGCGCGGTCGGCTCGTCACTGGCCGGGTTCGTCCTGACGCGATCGACGCCGACCGTGCTGTTCGTCGTCGTCGCCGCCTGTGCCGCGGTCGCCGCCCTCATCGGCGGGACGCTTCGCCGTCGCTCCGGCCGGCGGTCCCCTGACGGCGTGACGGCGGACGACTGA
- a CDS encoding polysaccharide deacetylase family protein, which translates to MRRRDLLIAGLGSCVAGCLSRESTSGPRNDSTGIEPDGNGPSDVDPDDDPAEDTASDAVDPSPFEDFEDLSPWTSDGGTLTADDATYYSGTQAARIDVRPRDRRGAIRRTFAEPVDLTGNGLSLALRATADIYPRIQLFDTDGNRLDLRAPVRAGVPFQSYPFGIDHDGGCDRSAVSELRILTYTGGGESLSLWCDHLARTPRPDTPVVLFQFDDGSVTDYTQAAPILESHGYPATTFVNPDAIGGRDALDLEQLAELQAGGWTVGSHAHSHDSLSSLEPAIQEARIREGKQWLIDHGFEAGAEYFAYPYSDYDATTLELVDEYHRLGFAAGWPATGRVPNRLLAPRRGDPDPAEARRLLDLTIRHDGVLTLLFHSMWDLADAEYHVDDFEAIVDYVHEKERKGDLEVCSVAEFESRLVAAESPAPYR; encoded by the coding sequence ATGCGCCGTCGTGATCTCCTGATCGCCGGACTCGGCAGTTGCGTCGCGGGGTGTCTCTCGCGTGAGTCGACGAGTGGCCCCCGGAACGACTCGACGGGAATCGAACCGGACGGGAACGGACCGAGCGACGTCGACCCGGACGACGACCCCGCCGAAGACACGGCGTCCGACGCCGTCGATCCGTCCCCGTTCGAGGACTTCGAAGACCTGTCGCCGTGGACCAGCGACGGCGGAACGCTGACCGCTGACGACGCGACCTACTACAGCGGGACACAGGCCGCGCGGATCGATGTCCGACCGCGGGACAGGCGCGGCGCGATCCGCCGGACGTTCGCGGAACCGGTCGATCTGACCGGCAACGGCCTCTCGCTGGCGCTCCGCGCCACCGCGGACATCTACCCTCGGATTCAGCTGTTCGATACCGACGGCAACCGGCTCGACCTCCGCGCACCGGTTCGTGCGGGAGTGCCGTTCCAGTCGTATCCCTTCGGGATCGATCACGACGGTGGCTGCGATCGCTCGGCCGTCAGCGAACTCCGGATCCTCACCTATACGGGCGGCGGCGAGTCGCTGTCGCTCTGGTGTGACCACCTCGCGCGGACGCCCCGCCCCGACACTCCCGTCGTCCTCTTCCAGTTCGACGACGGCAGCGTCACCGACTACACCCAAGCGGCACCGATTCTCGAGTCACACGGCTACCCCGCGACGACGTTCGTCAATCCGGACGCCATCGGGGGACGCGACGCGCTCGACCTCGAACAGCTCGCGGAGTTACAGGCCGGCGGGTGGACGGTCGGGAGCCATGCGCACAGCCACGACTCCCTCTCGAGCCTCGAGCCGGCGATCCAGGAAGCACGCATTCGCGAGGGCAAACAGTGGCTCATCGATCACGGGTTCGAAGCCGGTGCCGAGTACTTCGCCTATCCATACAGCGACTACGACGCCACTACGCTCGAACTCGTCGACGAGTATCATCGGCTCGGGTTCGCTGCGGGGTGGCCGGCGACCGGCCGGGTCCCCAACCGACTGCTGGCTCCGCGGCGCGGCGACCCCGACCCGGCCGAAGCCAGGCGGCTGCTCGATCTGACGATCCGGCACGACGGCGTCCTCACGCTGCTTTTTCACTCGATGTGGGACCTCGCCGACGCCGAGTACCACGTCGACGACTTCGAGGCGATCGTCGACTACGTTCACGAGAAAGAACGCAAGGGAGACCTCGAGGTGTGTTCAGTGGCGGAGTTCGAGTCGCGCCTGGTCGCTGCGGAGTCGCCCGCTCCCTACAGATAG
- a CDS encoding alpha/beta fold hydrolase — MLRDDTLAGVDSRFVETERLGTHYLESGATDRAGDGGETVVFVHGNVSSSRFFEDVMADLPGRHRAIAPDLRGYGDSEAKPVDATNGLGDFERDLHALLGDLDLAEPVVLVGWSNGGGVAMRYAIDYPEAVAALVLVNPLSPYGFGGTKDVEGTPCFDDYAGSGGGIGNDAFVAGLADRDRGVEGQTSPRKVLRTYYVDPTHEFDAEREESYLTGMLDTATGDGNYPGSSNPSDNWPGIAPGETGVNNAISPKYCDLEATTEIDPDEKPPITWIRGDSDQIVSNASLFDLGTLGRMGELPDWPGEDVFPPQPMVDQTRAVCERYADRGGEFEEIVFGNTGHAPHLEVPGDFGDRLESVLRG, encoded by the coding sequence ATGTTGCGAGACGACACCCTCGCCGGGGTCGACTCACGGTTCGTCGAAACGGAGCGATTGGGGACCCATTACCTCGAGTCGGGGGCTACCGATCGGGCCGGTGACGGGGGCGAAACGGTCGTCTTCGTCCACGGGAACGTCTCCTCCTCGCGGTTCTTCGAGGACGTGATGGCCGACCTGCCCGGTCGCCATCGGGCGATCGCACCCGATCTGCGAGGATACGGCGACTCGGAGGCGAAACCGGTCGACGCGACGAACGGGCTCGGCGACTTCGAGCGGGACCTGCACGCGCTGCTGGGCGATCTCGACCTCGCGGAGCCGGTCGTCCTCGTCGGCTGGTCCAACGGCGGCGGGGTCGCGATGCGGTACGCGATCGACTACCCCGAGGCGGTCGCGGCCCTCGTCCTCGTCAACCCGCTGTCGCCGTACGGCTTCGGCGGGACGAAAGACGTCGAGGGAACGCCGTGTTTCGACGACTACGCCGGCTCCGGCGGCGGGATCGGGAACGACGCCTTCGTCGCCGGCCTCGCCGACCGCGACCGTGGTGTCGAGGGCCAAACCTCGCCGCGGAAGGTCCTGCGGACCTACTACGTCGATCCGACCCACGAGTTCGACGCCGAGCGCGAGGAGTCGTATCTGACCGGGATGCTCGATACTGCCACCGGCGACGGGAACTACCCCGGCTCGTCGAACCCCAGCGACAACTGGCCTGGCATCGCTCCCGGCGAAACCGGGGTGAACAACGCCATCTCGCCCAAGTACTGCGACCTCGAGGCGACCACCGAGATCGATCCCGATGAGAAGCCGCCGATCACGTGGATCCGCGGCGACTCCGATCAGATCGTCTCGAACGCCTCGCTGTTCGATCTGGGGACGCTCGGCCGAATGGGCGAACTCCCCGACTGGCCCGGTGAGGACGTCTTCCCGCCCCAGCCGATGGTCGACCAGACCCGTGCCGTCTGCGAGCGCTACGCCGACCGCGGCGGCGAGTTCGAGGAAATCGTCTTCGGCAACACCGGCCACGCACCCCATCTCGAGGTGCCGGGGGACTTCGGCGATCGGCTCGAGTCGGTGCTTCGGGGCTGA
- the leuB gene encoding 3-isopropylmalate dehydrogenase produces the protein MTHEIAVIPGDGIGQEVTPAAVEVLEALKPDFEFVEAEAGDAVKDETGEALPQETYDLAASADATLFGAAGDTAADVILPLREAVDSFVNVRPAKAYPGIDAVRPETDLIFLRENTEGVYAGHEDRLTQDVSTLTRVVTESASERLAEFACDYVAGDDHDGFSIVHKANVMRETDGLFRDTVKGVADENGVETDQVLMDAFATRVCLDPEQFDVVVCPNLAGDVLSDLAAGLVGGLGLLPSANIGPDRALFEPVHGTAPDIAGEGVANPAATIISAAMLLEYLGYDDESDRVHTAVEATLEDGPRTPDLGGDASTEDVTAAIIDRL, from the coding sequence ATGACACACGAGATCGCCGTCATCCCGGGCGATGGGATCGGACAGGAAGTGACGCCGGCCGCCGTCGAGGTACTCGAGGCACTCAAGCCCGACTTCGAGTTCGTCGAGGCCGAGGCCGGCGACGCGGTCAAAGACGAGACCGGTGAGGCGCTGCCACAGGAGACCTACGACCTGGCGGCGTCGGCCGACGCGACGCTGTTCGGTGCGGCCGGCGACACGGCCGCGGACGTTATTCTGCCGCTCCGGGAGGCAGTCGATTCGTTCGTCAACGTCCGCCCGGCGAAGGCGTATCCCGGCATCGACGCCGTCCGCCCCGAGACGGACCTGATCTTCCTCCGGGAGAACACCGAGGGCGTCTACGCGGGCCACGAGGATCGACTGACACAGGACGTCTCGACGCTGACCCGCGTCGTCACGGAATCCGCGTCGGAACGCCTCGCCGAGTTCGCCTGTGACTACGTCGCCGGCGACGACCACGACGGGTTCTCGATCGTCCACAAGGCAAACGTCATGCGCGAGACGGACGGGCTCTTCCGCGATACGGTCAAAGGCGTCGCCGATGAGAACGGCGTCGAGACCGATCAGGTGCTGATGGACGCCTTCGCGACGCGGGTCTGTCTCGACCCCGAACAGTTCGACGTCGTCGTCTGTCCGAACCTCGCGGGCGACGTCCTCTCCGATCTCGCCGCGGGACTGGTCGGCGGTCTCGGCTTGCTCCCCTCGGCCAACATCGGTCCCGACCGCGCCCTCTTCGAACCCGTCCACGGCACCGCGCCCGACATCGCCGGCGAGGGCGTCGCCAACCCCGCAGCGACGATCATCTCTGCGGCGATGTTGCTCGAGTATCTGGGCTACGACGACGAGAGCGACCGGGTCCACACGGCCGTCGAGGCGACGCTTGAAGACGGCCCGCGAACGCCGGATCTGGGCGGTGACGCCTCGACCGAGGACGTGACTGCGGCGATCATCGATCGCCTGTAA